One region of Lactobacillus johnsonii genomic DNA includes:
- the scpB gene encoding SMC-Scp complex subunit ScpB, which produces MASKEAELEALLYAAGDDGLETENLLQLLEISPAALRELANHLKDRLKNDENSGLQLICINQIYKLTTSPKCGDIISKFFQKDLSKNLSQSALEILSIIAYRQPITRVEIDDLRGVNSAGALQTLVWRGLIKVDGKKDVPGHPNLYVTTDYFLQYFNYESLADLPVIEEFEADDNPVNLFNQDDSRNKEINFDEGE; this is translated from the coding sequence ATGGCAAGTAAAGAAGCAGAATTAGAAGCCTTACTTTATGCAGCGGGGGATGATGGTTTAGAAACTGAGAATTTACTACAGTTGTTAGAAATTTCTCCAGCTGCCCTAAGAGAATTAGCTAATCATCTTAAGGACCGATTGAAAAATGATGAAAATTCAGGTTTGCAGTTAATTTGCATCAATCAAATTTATAAATTAACCACTAGTCCGAAATGCGGAGATATTATTTCTAAATTTTTCCAAAAAGATCTATCTAAGAATTTAAGTCAGTCAGCACTTGAAATCTTGTCGATTATTGCGTATCGACAGCCGATTACTCGAGTTGAAATTGATGACTTAAGAGGGGTTAACTCAGCGGGTGCGCTGCAAACTTTGGTTTGGCGCGGATTAATCAAAGTAGATGGAAAAAAGGATGTCCCAGGACATCCTAACTTATATGTAACGACCGATTATTTTTTACAGTACTTTAACTATGAAAGTTTGGCTGATTTACCGGTAATTGAAGAATTTGAAGCAGATGATAATCCTGTGAACCTATTTAATCAGGATGATAGTAGAAATAAAGAAATTAATTTTGATGAGGGTGAGTAA
- the der gene encoding ribosome biogenesis GTPase Der → MSLPVVALVGRPNVGKSTIFNRIINSRVAIVEDKAGVTRDRIYARAEWMGHEFILIDTGGITLDSGEIEEQIKAQAEIAIDEADVIVMLGDVTQHMTNMDETIAKMLYRTKKPVILAINKADNPEQRTDIYDFYSLGLGDPIPVSGSHGTGMGDLLDAIVGEFGDKANQHEDGSIRFSVIGRPNVGKSSLVNAILGEQRVIVSNIEGTTRDAIDTTFTNDGQKYTIVDTAGIRRRGKVYEKTEKYSVLRAISAIEESDITLLVLDASTGIREQDKHVAGYAHDAGRGVIIVVNKWDLPKKDSRSMKDFEDTIRREFQYLDYAPIIFVSAKTGQRVPDILKLVKEVHENQTRRIQSSVLNDLLLEATRITPTPLVNGKRLRIYYMTQVAVTPPTFVVFVNAPELLHFSYQRFLINQLRQNFDFVGTPIKILARKRK, encoded by the coding sequence ATGTCATTACCCGTAGTTGCATTAGTTGGACGTCCAAATGTTGGTAAGTCAACTATTTTTAACAGAATTATTAATTCTCGTGTAGCTATTGTTGAAGATAAGGCTGGAGTTACTAGAGATAGAATTTATGCCCGTGCTGAATGGATGGGTCATGAATTTATCCTGATTGATACTGGTGGTATTACTCTAGACTCTGGTGAAATTGAAGAACAAATTAAGGCACAAGCTGAAATTGCCATTGATGAAGCAGATGTAATTGTGATGTTAGGGGATGTTACTCAACATATGACTAACATGGATGAAACAATTGCTAAAATGCTTTATCGAACTAAAAAGCCAGTTATTTTGGCCATTAATAAGGCTGATAATCCTGAGCAAAGAACAGATATTTATGACTTTTATAGCTTAGGCTTAGGTGATCCAATCCCAGTTTCTGGTAGTCATGGAACTGGAATGGGTGATTTACTCGATGCTATTGTTGGTGAATTTGGGGACAAGGCTAACCAACATGAAGATGGTTCAATTCGCTTTAGTGTGATTGGACGTCCAAATGTCGGTAAATCTTCACTTGTAAATGCTATTTTAGGTGAACAACGTGTAATTGTTTCTAATATCGAAGGAACGACTAGAGACGCCATTGACACGACTTTTACCAATGATGGGCAAAAGTATACTATCGTTGATACAGCCGGTATCAGACGGCGTGGTAAGGTTTATGAGAAGACCGAAAAGTATTCTGTTTTAAGAGCGATCAGTGCTATTGAAGAAAGTGATATTACACTTTTAGTCTTAGATGCAAGTACTGGTATTCGTGAACAAGATAAGCACGTAGCAGGATATGCTCATGACGCAGGCCGTGGTGTAATTATTGTTGTAAATAAGTGGGATCTACCTAAAAAAGATAGTAGAAGTATGAAGGACTTTGAAGATACAATCAGAAGAGAGTTCCAATACTTAGACTATGCTCCAATTATTTTCGTTTCTGCTAAGACGGGTCAAAGAGTTCCAGATATCTTGAAGCTTGTTAAAGAAGTTCATGAAAATCAAACTCGTCGAATTCAGTCTAGTGTCTTGAACGATTTACTTCTTGAAGCAACTAGAATTACACCAACTCCACTTGTTAATGGAAAGAGATTAAGAATCTACTACATGACTCAAGTTGCTGTAACGCCGCCAACATTTGTCGTCTTTGTAAATGCTCCAGAGTTGCTTCACTTCTCATACCAGAGATTTTTAATTAATCAATTAAGACAAAACTTTGATTTTGTGGGAACGCCAATTAAAATCTTAGCTAGAAAACGTAAATAA
- a CDS encoding tetratricopeptide repeat protein: MTYSEQLLDAIQNHDFSDNRILLKKALDNDDPKILASLAENLTDLGFTDLSKEVYRFLIGQFPKEDLFKVYLAEILLNDGDEDDGLQLLYDVKSDSDAYLESLLDLADYYQSNGLIETAHQKLLEAHKLAPDEDAINFGLAELDYLSGDYSEALDLYRGLAKNNKTFGEVVLSQRIAACLAKLGEYEEAANEIKSHENDILSIDALYEAGLIMLSANDNKAAIKYLDQVIETQPDYVNAYPLLAQAYAAEDNNEEVLRTAQTGLSYNELDEVLYSLGAKAAANLNQLDEAERLLKKGLEVAPDNSDLRLQLSNLYLHQHQDEANISLFKDLDDEELEPQAHWNLAVSYQRLEDYDKAKSEFLLAYPAFQNNANFLRQMISLFYELREIPTTKELIKKYLQVQPDDLDMQDVLDELNSEE, encoded by the coding sequence ATGACTTATTCTGAACAACTATTAGATGCAATTCAAAATCATGATTTTTCTGATAATCGAATTCTCTTGAAAAAGGCTTTGGATAATGATGACCCAAAAATCCTTGCTTCTTTAGCTGAAAACTTAACTGATCTTGGTTTTACTGATCTTTCTAAAGAAGTTTACCGTTTTTTGATTGGACAATTTCCTAAAGAGGATTTGTTTAAGGTCTATTTAGCTGAAATTTTGTTAAATGATGGGGATGAAGACGATGGCTTGCAGCTACTTTATGATGTAAAGTCAGACAGTGACGCTTATCTTGAAAGTTTGCTTGATTTAGCTGATTACTATCAAAGTAATGGGTTAATTGAAACAGCCCATCAAAAGCTCTTAGAAGCACATAAATTAGCTCCTGATGAAGATGCCATTAACTTTGGTTTGGCTGAATTAGACTATCTTAGCGGTGACTACAGCGAAGCCTTAGACTTATACCGTGGATTAGCTAAAAATAATAAGACTTTCGGTGAAGTAGTTTTAAGTCAAAGAATTGCAGCTTGTCTTGCTAAATTAGGTGAGTATGAAGAAGCAGCAAATGAAATTAAGAGTCATGAAAATGATATTTTAAGTATTGATGCTCTTTATGAAGCTGGCTTAATTATGCTTTCGGCTAACGATAATAAGGCTGCAATTAAGTATTTAGACCAGGTAATTGAAACTCAACCGGATTATGTAAATGCCTATCCACTTCTTGCCCAAGCCTATGCCGCTGAAGACAACAATGAGGAAGTGCTCAGAACTGCGCAAACTGGTCTATCTTATAACGAATTAGATGAAGTTCTGTATAGTTTGGGTGCCAAAGCTGCTGCTAACTTGAACCAATTAGATGAAGCAGAACGCTTGCTTAAAAAGGGACTTGAGGTTGCTCCTGACAATAGTGATTTGCGCTTGCAGTTGTCTAACTTATACCTTCACCAGCATCAAGATGAGGCTAATATTAGCTTATTCAAGGATCTTGACGATGAAGAATTAGAGCCACAAGCTCACTGGAATTTGGCTGTTTCTTACCAAAGACTTGAAGATTACGATAAGGCTAAGAGTGAATTCTTGCTTGCCTATCCAGCCTTTCAAAATAATGCAAACTTCTTGAGACAGATGATTAGCTTGTTCTATGAGTTGCGTGAGATTCCAACAACTAAGGAATTGATTAAGAAGTACCTGCAAGTTCAACCAGATGATCTTGATATGCAAGATGTGTTAGATGAATTGAATAGTGAAGAGTAG
- the rpsA gene encoding 30S ribosomal protein S1, which translates to MTDNSNQFLDALKEMQGVEVGNIVNVEVLSVEDGQIAVGVENAGVEGVITKREFTNDRNADLNQLVKPGDKFEALVLRRAGGDKENGEFFFSVTRLKEREAYKELEKVFEEGKTVEGTVTGAVRGGLLVDVGTRGFLPASLISNRYVSDLKPYIGKKMNLKITEIDPNKNRLILSRKDLIEQEREEAFENVASQLVVGDTVEGKVSRLTGFGAFVDVGGVDGLVHISEISYKHVDKPSDVLKAGQDVKVKVIGIDDDRHRISLSIKQTLPSPFEEATEGLHEGDIIEGEVKTLTSFGAFIEVADGIQGLVHVSEIANKHVDKPSDVLKVGQTVKVKVLSVDPSDRRISLSIKQADPNAAKSENNSRPRRRQDSVADKYMNDNDNGFALGDIIGDQLKDKD; encoded by the coding sequence ATGACAGATAATAGTAATCAATTCTTAGATGCTCTAAAAGAAATGCAGGGAGTTGAAGTCGGCAACATTGTTAACGTTGAAGTTTTAAGTGTTGAAGATGGACAAATCGCTGTTGGTGTTGAAAATGCAGGTGTTGAAGGTGTAATCACTAAGCGTGAATTCACTAACGACCGTAATGCAGATTTGAACCAATTGGTAAAACCTGGTGATAAGTTTGAAGCTTTAGTTCTTAGAAGAGCTGGTGGCGACAAGGAAAACGGTGAATTCTTCTTCTCAGTTACTCGTTTGAAGGAAAGAGAAGCTTACAAGGAATTAGAAAAGGTCTTCGAAGAAGGCAAGACTGTTGAAGGTACTGTAACTGGTGCTGTTCGCGGTGGTTTATTAGTTGATGTTGGTACACGTGGATTCTTACCAGCTTCATTAATTTCTAACCGTTACGTTTCTGACTTGAAGCCATACATTGGCAAGAAGATGAACTTGAAGATCACTGAAATTGATCCTAACAAGAACAGATTAATTCTTTCAAGAAAAGACTTAATCGAACAAGAACGTGAAGAAGCTTTCGAAAACGTTGCTTCACAATTAGTTGTAGGTGACACTGTTGAAGGTAAAGTATCACGTTTAACTGGTTTTGGTGCCTTTGTTGACGTTGGTGGTGTGGACGGTTTAGTTCACATTTCAGAAATTTCTTACAAGCATGTTGATAAGCCAAGCGATGTATTGAAGGCTGGTCAAGATGTTAAGGTTAAAGTTATCGGTATTGATGACGATAGACACAGAATCTCCCTGTCAATTAAGCAAACTTTACCATCCCCATTTGAAGAAGCTACTGAAGGCTTACATGAAGGCGACATCATTGAAGGTGAAGTTAAGACTTTAACTTCATTCGGTGCATTCATCGAAGTAGCTGATGGAATTCAAGGCTTAGTACATGTTTCAGAAATTGCTAACAAGCATGTTGATAAGCCAAGTGATGTTTTAAAGGTTGGTCAAACTGTTAAAGTTAAAGTTTTAAGTGTTGACCCAAGTGACAGAAGAATCTCATTGTCAATCAAGCAAGCTGATCCTAATGCTGCTAAGAGTGAAAACAACTCACGTCCACGTCGTCGTCAAGATTCTGTAGCTGATAAGTACATGAATGACAATGACAACGGTTTTGCTTTAGGTGACATTATTGGTGATCAACTTAAAGATAAGGATTAA
- a CDS encoding pseudouridine synthase, with protein sequence MAERLQKVIAQAGVASRRKAEKMISAGQVTVNGKKVTELGTKVEPSDKIEVNGVPIEKEALHTYLFYKPRGVISSVSDDKGRKTVVDFFEDVPYRLYPVGRLDYDTSGLLLMTNDGELANKLMHPRNEVPKVYVAKIKGILSPEEIRSLTHGVRIDGRKSAPAKLKILKTDEKKKTQIVQLTIHEGHYHQVKRMFEAVHHFVEKLAREKYAFLTLKSLNSGEYRELTNEEVFRLNHLAD encoded by the coding sequence ATGGCTGAAAGATTACAAAAAGTAATTGCGCAGGCAGGTGTTGCCTCAAGACGTAAGGCTGAAAAGATGATTAGTGCAGGACAAGTAACTGTTAATGGTAAAAAAGTTACTGAACTAGGAACAAAAGTTGAACCTAGCGACAAGATTGAAGTAAATGGAGTTCCAATTGAAAAAGAAGCCCTCCACACATACTTATTTTATAAGCCACGTGGTGTCATTTCTTCAGTAAGCGATGACAAAGGAAGAAAGACAGTAGTTGATTTCTTTGAAGATGTACCATATCGCCTTTATCCAGTAGGGCGTCTTGATTACGATACATCCGGCTTATTACTAATGACAAACGATGGTGAATTAGCAAATAAATTAATGCACCCACGTAACGAAGTGCCAAAGGTTTATGTAGCAAAGATTAAGGGAATCCTTTCTCCAGAAGAGATTCGCTCTCTTACTCATGGTGTGCGTATTGATGGACGAAAGAGTGCACCAGCTAAGTTAAAGATTTTAAAGACTGATGAGAAAAAGAAGACTCAAATTGTTCAATTGACTATCCATGAAGGTCACTACCACCAAGTTAAGAGAATGTTTGAAGCAGTACATCACTTTGTAGAAAAATTAGCTCGTGAAAAGTATGCCTTTTTAACTTTAAAGTCATTAAATTCGGGCGAGTATCGTGAATTAACGAATGAAGAAGTCTTTCGTTTAAATCACTTAGCTGACTAA
- the cmk gene encoding (d)CMP kinase produces the protein MQVAIDGPASAGKSTVAKIIAHNLGYIYIDTGAMYRACTLIAHDNNVDYGDEKAILNLIDHSTIDFKQEDGEQKVYVNGKDVSIDIRTPEITENVSQVSALRSIREKMVELQREMAGKHDVIMDGRDIGTTVLPDAEVKIFLIASVASRAKRRFLDFQEKGIHQDLKDIEHDIEVRDYKDSHREISPLKKADDAIELDTTNLTIDEVVAKITEIIQKKQKN, from the coding sequence ATGCAAGTAGCTATTGATGGTCCTGCATCAGCGGGGAAGAGTACAGTTGCTAAAATTATCGCACATAATTTGGGCTATATTTATATCGATACTGGTGCAATGTATCGAGCATGTACATTAATTGCACACGATAATAACGTTGACTATGGGGATGAAAAGGCAATTTTGAACTTAATCGACCATAGTACAATTGATTTTAAGCAAGAAGATGGAGAACAAAAGGTTTACGTAAATGGCAAGGATGTGTCAATTGACATCAGAACACCTGAAATTACAGAGAACGTTTCTCAAGTTTCTGCCTTAAGATCAATTCGTGAAAAGATGGTTGAATTGCAGCGCGAAATGGCGGGCAAGCACGATGTTATTATGGATGGTCGTGATATTGGAACGACAGTTTTACCAGATGCAGAGGTAAAAATTTTCTTAATCGCTAGTGTTGCATCAAGAGCTAAGAGACGCTTCTTAGATTTTCAGGAAAAAGGCATTCATCAAGACTTAAAAGATATCGAACATGATATTGAGGTTAGAGACTATAAAGATTCGCATCGTGAAATTTCTCCATTGAAAAAAGCAGATGATGCAATTGAATTAGATACTACAAACTTAACAATTGATGAAGTTGTAGCCAAAATAACCGAGATAATTCAAAAAAAGCAAAAAAATTAA
- a CDS encoding segregation and condensation protein A, with product MNNVDELTLDLPNFTGPLDLLLHLIRSQKIDIYDIPIAKITGQYLANLARWQTLDLQIAGEYFVMASTLLRIKSQYLLPKNDFIEEDQYQEDPRTELVEQLVQYSVFQRIAEYFKKRDEEMPITVAKDPSVSPKKEIEPLPLGEITSDELANTFKVVLERFKLRKPQVGKIEVHETSIEEMTSFLKNRLQKKRSTSFFDCIKNFQDLDQVIGLFLAVLELCRDHKIVVKQNRDFGDLELEKVEINGK from the coding sequence ATGAATAATGTTGATGAATTAACTTTAGATCTTCCTAATTTTACGGGACCACTCGATTTACTTTTACACTTAATCAGATCACAAAAGATAGATATCTATGATATTCCAATTGCAAAAATTACGGGACAATATTTAGCTAATTTAGCTCGCTGGCAAACTTTGGACTTACAAATTGCTGGAGAGTATTTTGTGATGGCGTCAACATTACTTAGAATTAAGTCTCAATATTTACTTCCTAAAAATGACTTTATTGAGGAAGATCAGTATCAAGAAGATCCGCGTACTGAACTTGTTGAGCAACTAGTCCAGTACTCAGTCTTTCAAAGAATTGCCGAATACTTTAAAAAAAGAGATGAAGAAATGCCAATTACAGTGGCAAAGGATCCATCTGTTTCCCCTAAAAAAGAGATTGAACCACTTCCTTTAGGAGAAATTACAAGTGATGAGCTTGCAAATACTTTTAAAGTAGTTTTAGAGCGATTCAAACTGAGAAAGCCACAAGTTGGAAAAATTGAGGTTCACGAGACTTCAATTGAAGAAATGACAAGCTTTTTAAAAAACAGGTTACAAAAGAAAAGATCGACTAGTTTTTTTGATTGTATTAAAAACTTTCAAGATCTTGATCAAGTAATTGGTTTATTCCTAGCAGTTTTAGAATTATGTCGTGATCATAAAATTGTAGTAAAGCAAAATAGAGATTTTGGTGATCTAGAGTTAGAGAAAGTTGAGATTAATGGCAAGTAA
- a CDS encoding HU family DNA-binding protein, whose amino-acid sequence MANKAELVSEVAAKTDLTKKEVAAAVDAIFNSIQEDLAKGEKVQLIGFGTFEVRHRAARKGRNPQTGAEIEIPASKVPAFKPGKALKDAVK is encoded by the coding sequence ATGGCAAACAAGGCAGAATTAGTTTCTGAAGTTGCTGCTAAAACTGACTTAACCAAGAAAGAAGTTGCTGCTGCAGTTGATGCAATCTTTAACTCTATTCAAGAAGATCTTGCTAAGGGTGAAAAAGTTCAATTGATCGGTTTCGGTACTTTTGAAGTACGTCACCGTGCAGCTCGTAAGGGTCGTAACCCACAAACTGGGGCTGAAATCGAAATCCCAGCTTCTAAGGTTCCTGCATTCAAGCCAGGTAAGGCTCTTAAGGATGCTGTTAAGTAA
- a CDS encoding ECF transporter S component produces the protein MQRKTSLSHVRLAYWLAWAMIGALAFLIMKIEVPIIPGFDYLKMDFSDSLVALSTLVFGPLGGTMIALFKSLLSLFISGFNPISMIGQLAAFLASLAYILPFYFISKKHEDKVQYQILGLAVGTIALTVVMSLANYFVLTPMYISLMGFKLNSSLLTYIVSAIVPFNLIKGIINSIVVLLLAKTLLPVLEKFVRRNF, from the coding sequence ATGCAAAGAAAAACAAGTTTAAGTCATGTAAGATTAGCCTACTGGCTCGCTTGGGCAATGATTGGTGCATTAGCATTTTTGATTATGAAGATTGAAGTCCCAATTATTCCCGGCTTTGATTACTTAAAGATGGATTTTTCTGATTCATTAGTAGCTTTAAGTACTTTGGTTTTTGGTCCTTTGGGCGGGACAATGATTGCGCTTTTTAAATCATTGTTGAGCCTCTTTATTTCGGGATTTAACCCAATTTCAATGATTGGTCAATTGGCTGCATTTTTAGCAAGCTTAGCTTATATCTTGCCATTCTACTTCATTAGTAAAAAGCATGAAGACAAAGTACAATACCAAATTTTGGGATTAGCAGTCGGAACAATTGCTTTAACGGTAGTAATGTCTTTAGCAAACTATTTCGTTTTAACTCCAATGTATATTTCTTTGATGGGCTTTAAGCTTAATTCATCGCTTTTAACTTATATTGTTTCAGCAATTGTGCCGTTTAACCTAATTAAAGGGATAATTAATAGTATTGTCGTTTTATTATTGGCTAAGACCTTATTGCCAGTTTTAGAAAAATTTGTAAGACGTAACTTTTAA
- a CDS encoding LysM peptidoglycan-binding domain-containing protein, whose amino-acid sequence MKENKSQDNKEPKGPYKHFERPKTSRRAMHHRESEAEPEVTSRKSTQSEGSPKGPHHSQLWAGLIIVAIIIIALIPIVSSRLHANSNNLAEKSVKVSKSSSSKSYKTKSKKSKHSSSKKSKSKSCSVRREEESSSSQSQDTTPAVVSQSESQSSQVSQSSSSQSYESSASQTTTQYQSQQSTQNSTQTNQNTWQNNGGSSSSQHEAPRSYTVQEGDSLSKIARENNTSVHHLEQINDLESADSISIGQSIKLR is encoded by the coding sequence ATGAAGGAAAATAAATCTCAGGACAATAAAGAACCAAAAGGCCCTTACAAGCATTTTGAGCGTCCTAAAACATCTAGAAGGGCAATGCATCATCGGGAGTCAGAAGCAGAGCCAGAAGTTACTTCTAGAAAATCTACTCAATCAGAAGGCAGTCCAAAAGGTCCACATCATAGTCAGCTCTGGGCTGGATTGATTATTGTTGCAATAATTATCATTGCATTAATTCCGATTGTTTCTTCAAGATTGCACGCAAACTCTAATAACTTAGCTGAAAAGAGCGTTAAGGTTTCAAAAAGCTCATCTTCTAAGTCTTACAAGACTAAAAGTAAAAAGAGTAAGCACAGCTCTTCTAAGAAGAGTAAGTCTAAGAGTTGCAGTGTGAGAAGAGAAGAAGAAAGTTCTTCAAGTCAATCTCAAGATACAACACCAGCTGTTGTTAGTCAGTCAGAATCTCAAAGTAGTCAGGTTAGTCAAAGCAGTAGTAGCCAATCTTATGAATCTAGTGCTAGTCAAACTACTACTCAATATCAAAGCCAACAATCAACTCAAAACTCGACTCAAACTAATCAAAATACTTGGCAAAACAATGGTGGAAGTAGTTCTTCACAACATGAGGCACCAAGATCTTACACTGTGCAAGAGGGAGATTCTTTATCAAAGATTGCCCGTGAAAATAACACTTCAGTGCACCACTTAGAGCAAATTAATGATTTAGAGTCAGCTGATAGTATTAGTATTGGCCAATCAATAAAATTAAGATAA